One region of Methanocalculus alkaliphilus genomic DNA includes:
- a CDS encoding DUF3427 domain-containing protein — MDPAPGIYEQLIYEHLSSKLNRLDREGNVIQREKIEKYDSQAILSQYLHKTILRTLRIADEKHIPLDKQVAFCNEIIGLLSSQMKGAATELCTITSDAELLLAIQQGGRTGDRMLTRPRTSIAQSSLFTGSPNEPSLANEFKQEIRSSDRIDLLISFIKWSGIRLIIDDLRDFVQRGNTLRIITTSYTGATDLKAIEELAKLPNTEIRISYDTDRTRLHAKTYAFHRKTGFSTAYIGSANISNPAMTSGLEWNVKVTEQDSVDIIRKIETTFESYWHSPEFILYQHEERDRLRRALSKETSKEATLYPVFDIRPYYFQKEILERLQAERQLHGNYRNLIVAATGTGKTVISAFDYKNQIPDDRQYPRLLFVAHREEILRQSLQVFRGILRDPNFGDLMVGGNRPSEIDHLFVSIQSFNSTNLPEMTTPDYYDMIIVDEFHHAAAPSYQGLLSYYTPQILVGLTATPERMDGLEIFRYFGGKITAEIRLAEAINRKLLAPFHYFGVTDVVDLDGVSWKQGRYDARELSKLYTASSQRVDHIIQSIDRYTTDIRDIIGLGFCVSIEHAEYMAASFQKAGIPAAALHSQSPREERHSVQRRLVTGEITFIFIVDLYNEGVDIPEVNTILFLRPTESLTVFLQQLGRGLRLMEGKECLTVLDFVGRHNTRYRFGEKLLALLSPGGMNLQAQVQSSAYQLPKGCHLHLEKVAQERILENIKANLLNKRYLIDRIKGFEMETGKPLSFRRFLEEHTLTPDDIYAKGTFTRLASEAGVYPEKYLNETLFSKVAARRLSTIDSPLVIDCIRSFLQDPVAFTDRPLTPIDEKIIALFYYSLYDRQITDPTLSLQEIFSDILDHREIADEIDDLLGYTYDHIEFLPEPIAKEFESPLELHCTYTRDQAFAALGHHTLTERAAAGMREGVVYLRDQKIDIFFITLQKTEELYSPTTMYNDYAVTDTLFHWQSQNATSETSPVGRRYIEHEEHGTNVLFFVREFSKNGGITQPFIFLGTARYISHEGSRPMSILWELDRPMPPGLFQKANKVMVE; from the coding sequence ATGGATCCCGCCCCCGGCATCTACGAACAGCTCATCTATGAGCATCTCTCATCAAAGCTCAACCGACTCGATAGAGAAGGGAACGTGATCCAAAGAGAGAAGATAGAAAAATACGACTCACAGGCGATCCTCTCCCAATATCTCCACAAAACGATCCTTCGCACCCTTCGGATTGCAGATGAGAAGCATATTCCACTCGATAAGCAGGTCGCCTTCTGTAACGAGATCATCGGGCTCCTCTCCTCACAGATGAAGGGTGCTGCCACCGAACTTTGTACGATCACATCAGATGCAGAACTCCTTTTAGCTATTCAACAGGGTGGACGAACCGGAGATCGGATGCTCACCCGGCCCAGGACATCAATCGCTCAGAGCAGTCTCTTTACGGGGTCTCCGAATGAACCAAGCCTGGCAAATGAGTTCAAGCAGGAGATCCGATCATCAGATAGAATTGATCTCCTGATATCATTCATCAAATGGAGTGGAATCAGGCTCATCATCGATGATCTCCGCGACTTTGTACAGCGAGGCAATACCCTGCGGATCATTACCACATCCTATACGGGTGCAACCGATCTCAAGGCAATCGAAGAGCTCGCAAAACTCCCAAATACAGAGATTCGCATATCGTATGATACCGATAGAACGAGGCTCCATGCGAAGACCTATGCCTTCCATAGAAAGACCGGGTTCTCTACTGCGTATATCGGATCGGCAAACATCTCCAATCCCGCCATGACGAGCGGCCTCGAATGGAACGTCAAGGTGACCGAACAGGACTCAGTGGATATCATTCGAAAGATTGAGACCACCTTTGAGTCATATTGGCATTCTCCAGAGTTCATCCTCTACCAGCATGAGGAGCGGGACCGGCTGAGGCGTGCTCTCTCAAAAGAAACCTCAAAAGAGGCGACCCTCTATCCTGTCTTTGACATTCGGCCATATTACTTTCAAAAAGAGATTCTTGAGCGGCTCCAGGCTGAACGGCAGCTTCATGGAAACTATCGCAACCTGATCGTTGCTGCAACAGGTACAGGCAAGACCGTCATCTCGGCATTTGATTATAAGAACCAGATTCCAGATGATAGACAGTACCCCCGACTCCTCTTTGTCGCTCACCGGGAAGAGATCCTCAGGCAGAGCCTTCAGGTCTTCAGAGGGATCCTCCGGGACCCCAACTTCGGTGATCTCATGGTGGGAGGGAACCGGCCTTCAGAGATCGATCACCTCTTCGTCTCTATCCAGAGTTTCAACAGTACCAATCTCCCGGAGATGACGACACCTGACTATTATGATATGATCATCGTTGATGAGTTTCATCATGCTGCTGCCCCTTCGTACCAAGGGTTGCTCTCCTACTATACTCCACAGATTCTTGTCGGCCTCACCGCAACCCCGGAACGGATGGATGGCCTTGAAATCTTCAGATATTTTGGGGGGAAGATCACTGCCGAGATCCGGTTGGCCGAGGCGATCAACCGGAAACTGCTTGCACCGTTCCATTACTTTGGCGTCACCGATGTCGTCGATCTCGATGGCGTCTCATGGAAGCAGGGGAGATACGATGCCAGGGAACTCTCAAAACTCTATACCGCGTCCAGCCAACGGGTCGATCATATTATCCAGTCAATCGATCGGTATACGACAGATATCCGGGATATCATCGGGCTTGGATTTTGTGTATCCATCGAGCATGCAGAATATATGGCTGCATCCTTCCAGAAAGCCGGTATCCCGGCAGCAGCACTCCATAGCCAGAGTCCGAGAGAAGAGAGGCATTCTGTCCAGAGACGACTGGTCACAGGGGAGATCACCTTCATCTTCATCGTCGATCTCTACAATGAGGGCGTGGATATCCCGGAGGTCAACACCATCCTCTTCCTCCGACCGACCGAGAGCCTCACCGTCTTCCTCCAGCAGCTCGGTCGTGGGCTCCGCCTGATGGAAGGAAAGGAATGCCTGACGGTCCTTGACTTTGTTGGGCGGCATAATACCCGGTATCGGTTTGGAGAGAAGCTTCTTGCCCTCCTTTCACCAGGCGGCATGAACCTGCAGGCTCAGGTTCAGAGCAGTGCCTATCAGCTTCCAAAGGGATGCCACCTTCATCTCGAGAAGGTTGCTCAGGAGAGAATATTAGAGAACATCAAGGCGAATCTCCTGAATAAGCGGTACCTCATCGACCGGATCAAAGGATTTGAGATGGAGACGGGTAAGCCCCTCTCCTTTAGGCGGTTTCTGGAAGAGCATACACTCACACCAGATGATATCTATGCGAAAGGAACCTTTACACGCCTTGCCTCAGAAGCAGGTGTCTATCCAGAGAAGTACCTGAATGAGACTCTCTTCTCAAAGGTGGCTGCACGACGGCTCTCAACCATTGATTCTCCACTTGTTATTGACTGTATTCGATCATTTTTGCAGGATCCGGTTGCCTTCACAGATCGCCCCCTTACACCAATTGACGAGAAGATTATTGCCCTCTTCTACTACTCCCTCTATGATAGACAGATTACCGATCCCACTCTCTCATTACAGGAGATCTTCTCTGATATCCTCGACCATCGGGAGATCGCTGATGAGATTGATGATCTCCTGGGCTATACCTATGATCATATCGAGTTTCTTCCTGAACCGATTGCCAAAGAGTTTGAGAGCCCGCTTGAACTCCATTGCACTTACACCCGCGATCAGGCCTTTGCAGCTCTCGGCCACCATACCCTGACAGAACGGGCTGCTGCCGGGATGCGTGAAGGTGTTGTCTATCTTCGAGACCAGAAGATTGACATCTTCTTCATCACCCTGCAGAAGACCGAGGAGCTCTACTCGCCGACGACGATGTACAACGACTACGCGGTGACCGACACCCTCTTCCACTGGCAGTCCCAGAACGCTACCTCCGAAACATCCCCAGTCGGCCGCCGGTACATCGAGCATGAAGAGCATGGGACAAATGTACTCTTCTTCGTCCGGGAATTTTCGAAGAACGGCGGTATCACCCAGCCGTTCATCTTCCTTGGGACTGCCCGGTACATCTCCCATGAGGGGAGCAGGCCGATGAGCATCCTATGGGAGCTTGATCGCCCGATGCCACCGGGGCTGTTTCAGAAGGCGAATAAGGTGATGGTGGAGTAG
- a CDS encoding flavodoxin family protein, translated as MKIVAFNGSPHAEASNTHIIVDAFLAGARDGGAETENIFLAHRTIEHCQGCFSCWWNTPGKCIISDDMDELLDTYLSADFVIYATPLHMDNVSGIMKDFFDRLLPTGDPHFERDPNGEVRHVMGKKRDPGFIMIANSGYPEQSHFQVLRLLTQRMARNFLTECVGEIYRGGGSLLQDDEMKPLIDEYRALVRKAGFEFVKDGKISSDTSLLLEQPLIPAPDYVDIFIRNVNAYVDQMIAKNQGA; from the coding sequence ATGAAGATCGTTGCATTCAACGGGAGCCCCCATGCAGAAGCAAGCAATACGCATATTATTGTTGATGCTTTTCTTGCCGGGGCTAGGGACGGGGGTGCGGAAACAGAGAATATCTTCCTTGCCCATCGAACGATTGAACATTGCCAGGGGTGTTTCTCCTGCTGGTGGAATACTCCTGGAAAATGTATCATCTCCGATGATATGGATGAGCTACTGGATACCTACCTCTCTGCTGACTTTGTGATTTATGCAACACCACTGCACATGGACAATGTCTCAGGGATTATGAAGGACTTCTTTGATCGTCTCCTACCAACCGGTGATCCCCATTTTGAAAGAGATCCAAACGGCGAGGTCCGGCATGTCATGGGAAAGAAGCGGGATCCAGGATTTATTATGATCGCAAACTCCGGGTATCCGGAACAAAGTCATTTCCAGGTCCTTCGATTGCTTACCCAGAGGATGGCACGGAATTTTTTGACAGAATGTGTGGGGGAGATATACCGGGGTGGCGGCTCCCTGTTGCAGGATGATGAGATGAAACCGCTCATTGATGAGTACCGGGCTCTGGTCAGGAAGGCGGGGTTTGAGTTTGTCAAGGATGGAAAAATATCGTCGGATACCAGTCTCCTCCTCGAACAGCCATTAATTCCTGCCCCTGATTATGTTGATATCTTCATCAGGAATGTAAATGCCTATGTGGACCAGATGATCGCGAAGAATCAGGGAGCCTGA